One window of the Niallia circulans genome contains the following:
- a CDS encoding ABC transporter permease, which translates to MRIVENTIKGGINNPTEASVPKNSKVAGLLKLLYKFLTWLLIIVCITSIIGMTIAVLLTAFGTEWYGTFLPAGYTVDWFVQAWQVYEIGHFYKITLQIVVTATIISLLLSIPTAYVLGRKSFPFKEGLISFFQMPFTLPELVYAIPVASIFYSTGLAETIPGLILVNLIVGIPFSVFILLPFMESLDPRLEWAAESLGATKFKLFSRIVIPQLVPGLTASAINIFIRMFSTFTIILLISGPKTQTLSVMVFSVLQGAGSQPQPMLNSLALTLMFPLLLFAFISLWISSFTQRRLGKK; encoded by the coding sequence GTGAGAATTGTGGAGAATACCATAAAGGGTGGTATAAACAATCCTACGGAAGCAAGTGTACCTAAGAACAGTAAAGTGGCAGGATTACTCAAACTACTCTATAAATTTCTAACATGGCTTTTAATAATAGTATGTATTACCTCCATTATTGGGATGACGATCGCGGTATTATTAACTGCCTTTGGAACAGAATGGTATGGTACTTTCCTTCCAGCGGGGTACACAGTGGACTGGTTTGTTCAGGCTTGGCAGGTTTATGAAATAGGGCATTTTTATAAAATAACCTTACAAATTGTTGTAACTGCGACCATTATATCATTGTTGCTAAGTATTCCAACTGCATATGTATTGGGGCGTAAGTCATTTCCTTTTAAAGAAGGCTTGATTAGTTTCTTTCAGATGCCTTTTACCTTACCAGAACTTGTTTATGCTATACCTGTTGCTTCCATTTTTTATTCAACAGGTCTAGCGGAAACAATTCCTGGCTTAATATTAGTTAACTTAATTGTCGGTATTCCGTTTTCTGTTTTCATTTTGCTTCCATTTATGGAGTCGCTGGATCCAAGATTGGAATGGGCTGCTGAATCCTTAGGTGCAACTAAATTTAAATTATTTAGTAGAATTGTTATCCCGCAATTAGTCCCTGGGTTAACGGCTTCTGCCATTAATATTTTCATTCGTATGTTTAGCACATTTACCATTATCCTATTAATCTCCGGACCGAAGACACAGACATTAAGTGTCATGGTATTTAGTGTCCTTCAAGGAGCAGGTTCCCAGCCGCAGCCAATGCTTAATTCACTAGCATTAACATTAATGTTTCCCTTATTGTTATTTGCTTTTATAAGCTTATGGATTTCCAGCTTTACCCAAAGACGGCTTGGTAAAAAATAA
- a CDS encoding GntR family transcriptional regulator, whose product MSIIVSIWKKENISTRDFVYESLKNRITELELKPGLKISEQEIASELNVSRTPVREAFLKLSQEDLLGIYPQIGTIVSLIDLELVEEARFVRENMEKAVVKEACQVFKQEQLFKLESNIAMQELCLKNQSYHQLLELDDQFHRLLFEGCNKLRTWKMIRKMNSHFDRLRVLRVESNLEWDMLVSQHKDIFQFIKEKKASEAEKLIGIHLNLVNFEKEELKKTYPDYFR is encoded by the coding sequence GTGAGTATAATCGTTTCGATTTGGAAAAAGGAAAATATCTCTACCAGAGATTTTGTGTATGAATCATTAAAAAATAGAATTACAGAATTAGAGTTAAAACCAGGGCTAAAGATTTCTGAACAAGAAATCGCAAGTGAGTTAAATGTAAGTCGTACGCCTGTAAGAGAGGCCTTCTTAAAGCTGTCACAAGAAGATTTGCTGGGGATATATCCGCAAATTGGTACGATTGTTTCCTTGATTGATTTAGAGCTTGTGGAAGAAGCAAGGTTTGTCCGGGAAAATATGGAGAAAGCAGTTGTGAAAGAAGCTTGTCAGGTTTTTAAACAAGAGCAGTTATTTAAATTGGAATCTAATATTGCCATGCAGGAATTATGCTTAAAAAATCAATCCTACCATCAATTATTGGAATTGGATGATCAGTTCCATCGTTTATTATTTGAGGGATGTAACAAGCTGAGAACTTGGAAGATGATTAGAAAAATGAATAGTCACTTTGACCGCTTGCGTGTGCTTCGAGTGGAATCCAATCTGGAATGGGATATGCTTGTTTCTCAGCATAAAGATATTTTTCAGTTTATAAAGGAAAAGAAAGCAAGTGAAGCAGAAAAACTAATAGGAATACATTTAAACTTAGTTAACTTTGAGAAAGAGGAACTAAAGAAGACGTATCCTGATTATTTTCGTTAA
- a CDS encoding extracellular solute-binding protein encodes MKKHRWPFLTIIMTISLLLSACGGAEKSSGGKNGKITLTIYSAAGGDEYYKDIVIPMFEEATDGKYNVEYGRGTPQEVINKIKTQGKNGTIDLVVTGLDGLPLGIKEGLWEKILPEYSEETHSAEWNEIGQEYIDKFEGYGAPVTTGSGGPILMYNTKTVKNPPKTYEELRKWIKENPGKFTYPAVPSSGPARGFFFGLIQAMGEDLNNPSSLDKTWDYLEEIGETIEYYPAKTSDSFDLLYEGAVDIVPHIPFWYADNKAIKTIPPHIEAVKLEDAKQVIDSQFYVMVKDLPEDRKNAALEFLKFATSKEIQAQGYVRGFLPANSLATPDMLEPKYQKSYETLVESVMPEFKEGDKMKVPDGEWILFPDLEETNELYGLWEEKIQALK; translated from the coding sequence TTGAAAAAGCATAGATGGCCTTTTTTAACAATAATCATGACAATTAGTTTATTACTATCTGCATGCGGAGGAGCTGAAAAAAGTTCTGGAGGAAAAAATGGTAAAATAACGCTTACGATTTATTCGGCCGCTGGTGGAGATGAATACTATAAGGATATTGTTATACCGATGTTTGAAGAAGCAACAGATGGAAAATACAACGTGGAATATGGTCGAGGTACACCCCAAGAAGTAATCAACAAAATAAAAACACAAGGTAAAAATGGAACCATTGATCTAGTGGTGACTGGTTTAGATGGTCTTCCACTTGGCATTAAAGAAGGCTTATGGGAAAAGATATTACCCGAATACTCAGAAGAGACTCATTCTGCAGAATGGAATGAAATTGGTCAGGAGTATATTGATAAATTCGAAGGCTATGGTGCACCAGTTACAACTGGTTCTGGTGGTCCTATCTTGATGTATAACACAAAAACAGTTAAAAACCCACCGAAAACATATGAAGAATTAAGAAAGTGGATTAAAGAAAATCCAGGAAAATTTACATACCCTGCAGTTCCATCTAGTGGTCCAGCACGAGGATTCTTCTTTGGTCTTATTCAAGCAATGGGAGAAGATTTAAATAATCCAAGCTCATTAGATAAAACGTGGGATTATTTAGAAGAAATTGGAGAAACGATTGAATACTACCCAGCAAAAACATCTGACTCCTTTGATCTTCTTTATGAGGGAGCAGTAGATATTGTACCGCACATCCCATTCTGGTATGCGGATAATAAAGCGATTAAAACAATCCCGCCGCATATTGAAGCTGTGAAATTGGAGGATGCCAAACAAGTTATCGATTCTCAATTTTATGTAATGGTAAAAGATTTACCAGAAGATCGTAAAAATGCTGCGCTCGAGTTTCTAAAGTTTGCTACTTCGAAGGAAATACAAGCACAAGGATATGTTCGAGGCTTCCTTCCAGCAAATAGTCTAGCAACACCTGATATGCTAGAACCTAAATATCAAAAATCATATGAAACTCTAGTGGAGTCCGTAATGCCAGAGTTTAAAGAAGGCGACAAAATGAAAGTTCCAGACGGAGAATGGATACTATTCCCAGACTTAGAAGAGACCAATGAATTATACGGTCTTTGGGAAGAAAAAATTCAAGCACTCAAATAG
- a CDS encoding Gfo/Idh/MocA family protein — MASKVYLSLYAEKVQKFIQIYPQARAAASEEEILQDKTIQLVASANIPVQRGPLGLRVLDAGKHYFVDKPAFTTMAQVEQAKQKVAETGLRWGIYYSERLHVESAVFAGQLIEEGAIGRVISVMGTGPHRANVNSRPDWFFDPEQYGGILTDIGSHQIEQFLHYANAKSAKVLHSTVANYHYKQYPEFQDYGDATLVADNGATFYFRVDWFTPDGLGTWGDGRVTIIGTEGYIEVRKYIDIARSKEGNHLFLVNGEGEKYYQLSGKVGYPFFGQFILDCINGTENAMTQEHAFTAAALCIEAQEKAIKIE; from the coding sequence ATGGCCTCAAAGGTTTACCTATCACTATATGCTGAAAAAGTGCAAAAATTTATCCAAATCTATCCACAAGCAAGGGCAGCAGCGTCAGAAGAGGAAATCCTCCAAGATAAAACGATTCAGCTTGTAGCAAGTGCGAATATTCCAGTCCAGCGTGGCCCACTAGGGTTAAGAGTATTAGATGCTGGGAAACACTATTTTGTGGATAAACCTGCTTTTACTACAATGGCACAAGTCGAGCAAGCAAAGCAAAAGGTAGCAGAGACAGGTCTAAGATGGGGGATTTATTATAGTGAACGATTACATGTAGAAAGTGCCGTATTTGCTGGTCAATTAATAGAAGAAGGAGCGATTGGCCGGGTTATTTCTGTAATGGGCACAGGGCCACATCGTGCTAATGTAAATAGCCGACCTGACTGGTTCTTTGATCCAGAGCAATATGGCGGAATTTTAACGGATATTGGCAGTCATCAAATCGAGCAATTTTTGCATTATGCAAATGCGAAAAGTGCGAAAGTCCTCCATAGTACGGTTGCTAACTATCACTATAAGCAATACCCAGAATTTCAGGATTATGGGGATGCAACCTTGGTGGCAGATAATGGCGCTACCTTTTATTTCCGTGTCGATTGGTTTACTCCGGATGGGCTGGGAACTTGGGGAGATGGCCGTGTGACAATTATTGGGACAGAAGGCTATATTGAAGTGCGAAAGTATATTGATATAGCACGCAGCAAGGAGGGGAACCATTTATTTTTGGTAAATGGAGAAGGAGAAAAATACTATCAATTAAGCGGTAAAGTAGGCTATCCATTTTTCGGTCAATTTATTTTAGATTGCATAAATGGCACAGAAAATGCGATGACACAGGAACATGCCTTTACTGCTGCAGCATTATGTATTGAAGCACAGGAAAAAGCGATAAAAATCGAATAG
- a CDS encoding ABC transporter ATP-binding protein yields the protein MEQSVLANTESAASKAIKNTTSTKVEIKNLTKQFGESTAVNNANLTIESGEFMTFLGPSGCGKTTILSMVLGTLEPTSGDILFNGSPINHIAMNRRDIGMVFQNYALFPHMTVSQNIAFGLDMRKVEKKEKKRRVQEAVEMVQLNGLENRFIKELSGGQQQRVALARALVIRPKVLLLDEPLSNLDAKLRKDMRIQIKKIHDELAITTIYVTHDQEEALSLSTKIAVMSKGEIQQLGTPKEIFGKPKNHFVANFLGYANFIKGKIVSKNNDHFIFESDAKLRLEIKGDGRHQVGDSVLLTIKPEMIEIVSNDRIGANVIEGEILVGDYVGSTTGYEIKTKDGSILKTSVLGLDPYKAHQKVKLYLNPAKIIILDEG from the coding sequence ATGGAACAATCAGTATTGGCAAATACGGAGTCGGCAGCATCTAAAGCAATCAAGAATACGACAAGTACAAAGGTTGAAATCAAGAATTTAACAAAACAATTTGGTGAATCAACAGCTGTGAATAATGCGAATTTGACCATTGAAAGCGGCGAATTTATGACATTCCTTGGACCGAGCGGCTGTGGGAAAACAACTATTTTATCGATGGTATTAGGAACCCTTGAGCCGACTTCAGGAGATATTCTATTTAATGGCTCTCCGATTAATCATATTGCTATGAATAGGCGAGATATTGGCATGGTTTTTCAGAACTACGCTTTATTTCCTCATATGACTGTTTCTCAAAACATCGCATTTGGTTTAGATATGCGCAAAGTAGAAAAAAAGGAAAAAAAGCGCAGAGTACAAGAAGCAGTGGAGATGGTTCAGCTAAATGGACTGGAAAATAGATTTATTAAAGAGTTAAGTGGAGGACAGCAGCAGCGTGTTGCCCTTGCAAGAGCACTAGTTATTCGCCCAAAGGTTCTATTATTAGATGAACCATTAAGTAATTTGGATGCAAAGCTTCGTAAAGATATGCGAATTCAAATTAAAAAAATTCATGATGAACTAGCGATCACCACCATTTATGTAACACATGATCAAGAAGAAGCATTGTCGCTTTCCACCAAAATAGCAGTAATGTCTAAAGGGGAAATTCAACAGCTAGGCACTCCAAAGGAAATTTTCGGAAAGCCTAAAAATCACTTTGTTGCCAATTTCTTAGGCTACGCTAACTTTATTAAAGGAAAAATTGTCAGTAAAAATAATGATCACTTTATTTTTGAATCAGATGCAAAGCTTCGTTTGGAAATAAAAGGGGATGGTCGCCATCAGGTAGGGGATAGTGTACTTCTAACAATTAAGCCAGAAATGATTGAAATTGTCTCAAATGATCGAATCGGAGCCAATGTAATAGAAGGGGAGATATTGGTTGGGGATTATGTTGGAAGCACTACTGGCTATGAAATTAAAACCAAAGATGGTTCTATTTTGAAGACCAGTGTTTTAGGGCTGGATCCTTATAAGGCCCACCAAAAAGTAAAGCTATATTTGAATCCCGCTAAGATTATTATTTTGGATGAGGGGTGA
- a CDS encoding Gfo/Idh/MocA family protein, with amino-acid sequence MLNVAIIGSGAISSAHIEAYQQFPERCRIVALCDLYPEKAKKQAEEFHLNATVYEDYQMMLERTDIDLVSVCTPPYTHAKIAIDFLDAGKNVLVEKPMASSLEECDAMNAAAERNDKLLSVISQNRFQSPMMKLKSVLDTKMMGPIVHTQVDSFWWRGHSYYDLWWRGTWEKEGGGCTLNHAVHHIDIFKWMNGMPSEVTAVMSNASHDNAEVEDISVAICRYDDGSLAQITSSVIHHGEEQQLIFQGKNARVSVPWKVKASKSKGNGFPVADTELEEKIQRYYEQLDDIPYEGHPGQIDDVLTALEQGTAVLVDGEQGRQTLELISAIYESASTGKTIKLPLTKDNLFYTREGTQTNAIHFYEKKTAVENFEDNDITVGGKYE; translated from the coding sequence GTGCTAAATGTAGCTATTATCGGTTCAGGAGCTATTTCATCTGCTCATATTGAAGCATATCAACAATTTCCTGAGCGCTGTAGGATTGTTGCCTTATGTGATTTGTATCCTGAAAAGGCAAAAAAACAGGCCGAAGAATTCCATTTGAATGCAACCGTGTACGAAGACTATCAAATGATGCTGGAGCGAACAGACATTGATTTAGTTTCGGTGTGTACGCCGCCTTATACTCATGCAAAAATTGCCATTGATTTTCTTGATGCTGGAAAAAATGTATTGGTGGAAAAACCAATGGCTTCTTCTTTAGAAGAGTGTGATGCCATGAATGCAGCGGCAGAAAGAAATGACAAGTTATTGTCCGTTATTTCGCAAAATCGTTTTCAAAGTCCAATGATGAAGTTAAAGAGCGTACTTGATACGAAAATGATGGGACCAATTGTCCATACACAGGTTGATTCCTTTTGGTGGCGCGGGCATAGCTATTATGATTTATGGTGGCGAGGTACTTGGGAAAAAGAGGGTGGTGGTTGTACCTTAAATCATGCAGTCCATCATATTGATATTTTTAAATGGATGAATGGAATGCCTTCAGAGGTAACTGCTGTGATGAGTAATGCCTCTCATGATAATGCGGAAGTAGAGGATATTTCTGTTGCTATTTGCCGTTATGATGATGGCAGCCTTGCACAAATAACAAGCTCTGTTATCCATCATGGAGAAGAACAGCAGTTAATCTTTCAGGGTAAAAATGCTAGAGTCTCCGTACCATGGAAAGTAAAAGCGTCTAAATCAAAGGGAAATGGCTTTCCAGTAGCGGATACAGAACTGGAAGAAAAAATTCAGCGCTATTATGAGCAGCTAGATGATATTCCATATGAAGGGCACCCTGGTCAAATCGATGATGTGTTAACAGCGTTGGAACAAGGAACAGCAGTGCTAGTAGATGGAGAACAAGGCAGACAAACACTTGAGCTTATTTCAGCAATCTATGAATCTGCGAGTACAGGGAAAACCATTAAGCTGCCATTAACAAAAGATAATTTATTCTACACAAGAGAAGGTACACAGACAAATGCAATTCATTTTTACGAAAAGAAAACAGCCGTTGAAAATTTTGAAGATAATGATATTACGGTAGGCGGTAAATATGAGTAA
- a CDS encoding ABC transporter permease — translation MNHQAKPKKSDYLMLLPSLLPVLLIFVYPLIRGIMMTFQENGTSHFTMGNYIEFFTNPDYYQTIFRTLALVIPAAFLELFIAFAITYYIRGKMKGKGIIAGLIIFPLTLGSLIIDMAIISFFKPTGWFNTILLQIGLIDEPVRLVYNYTGAFIACVILGVAFLATNFIGMMDSIDPNLEKASRSLGASEWVTFRRVFYPLIRGGVLRVFALNIIMQIGVYTSAVIVGNPASATRTFAVVAFEEAMRNFNYSMANTVAVVMAITQLVILAIVFALRKRGFVGSASTFK, via the coding sequence ATGAATCATCAGGCAAAACCGAAAAAAAGTGATTATTTAATGCTTCTGCCGAGTCTGCTTCCAGTACTTTTGATATTTGTTTATCCCTTAATAAGAGGGATTATGATGACGTTCCAAGAAAATGGAACCTCTCATTTCACGATGGGTAACTATATTGAGTTTTTTACAAATCCAGATTATTATCAAACTATTTTTCGAACGCTTGCTTTAGTGATTCCAGCAGCATTTCTAGAGCTATTTATTGCTTTCGCGATTACCTATTATATAAGAGGAAAGATGAAGGGCAAAGGAATAATTGCCGGATTAATTATTTTCCCCCTTACATTAGGTTCCTTAATTATTGATATGGCGATTATTTCATTTTTCAAGCCAACAGGCTGGTTCAACACGATTCTTTTACAAATTGGCCTTATTGATGAGCCAGTCAGACTTGTCTATAACTATACTGGTGCATTTATTGCTTGTGTTATTTTGGGTGTGGCATTCCTTGCTACTAATTTCATCGGGATGATGGATTCCATTGACCCAAATTTAGAAAAGGCTTCCAGATCGCTTGGTGCCAGCGAATGGGTTACATTTAGACGAGTATTTTATCCACTTATTCGTGGTGGGGTTTTAAGAGTATTTGCTTTAAATATTATTATGCAGATTGGTGTGTATACCTCTGCCGTGATTGTAGGTAACCCTGCATCGGCAACCCGGACATTTGCTGTAGTTGCTTTCGAAGAGGCGATGCGAAACTTTAACTACAGTATGGCTAATACAGTTGCTGTAGTAATGGCAATTACGCAATTAGTAATCCTGGCAATTGTGTTTGCATTACGTAAACGAGGATTCGTCGGTTCAGCAAGTACATTTAAATAA
- a CDS encoding alpha-glucuronidase family glycosyl hydrolase: MEKMVDKENQQFVTNSYHCWLQYRKIENAHQYSNIASMIGIAEDTPIINSAARELQNAIKSMLDVNPTLQPYTSKKSSIILGTYESVNLNDYGISSTLFDDLNEEGYLLKTTEDNKQMLLIGKTDRGALYAAFHFLRILQQEEPLIGLEIKEAPQNQLRMMNQWDNMNGSIERGYSGKSIFFNDNDFNEDLTRVKDYARLLSSVGVNAISINNVNVWKVETKLLTKEFLPKVKEVANILRSYGITTYLSINFASPIELGNLATADPLDKEVEKWWARKAEEIYRYIPDFGGFVVKADSEGRPGPFSYGRGHVEGANVLARALQPFNGKVVWRCFVYNCLQDWRDRKTDRARAAYDHFKPLDGQFLDNVILQIKNGPMDFQVREPISPLIGAMKETNQVVEFQIAQEYTGQQKDVCYLVPQWKEVLDFDTYSDGEGSTVKSIVAGTLYNYSHSGIAAVSNIGNDINWTGNTLAQANLYGFGRLTWNPDLTTETITNEWIQLTFGENPKVASVVKEILLSSWNTYENYTAPLGVGWMVNPDHHYGPNVDGYEYSKWGTYHFADRDGIGVDRTMETGTGYAGQYFGPNAQRYNSLEDCPDELLLFFHHVPYLHKLNSGETVIQHIYNTHFQGVEEVAMFIKKWHELEGKVEDWIFKNVQERLQLQLENAKEWCDRINTYFYRKSGIADEKNRMIY, translated from the coding sequence ATGGAAAAAATGGTGGATAAAGAAAATCAACAATTCGTAACCAATAGTTATCATTGTTGGCTACAGTATCGTAAAATAGAAAACGCTCATCAATACAGTAATATCGCCTCTATGATTGGAATAGCAGAAGATACACCCATTATTAATTCTGCTGCAAGGGAACTCCAGAATGCAATTAAATCCATGTTAGACGTTAATCCAACTCTTCAACCATATACTTCAAAGAAAAGCTCTATTATTTTAGGTACATATGAAAGCGTTAACTTAAATGATTACGGAATTTCATCCACGTTATTTGATGACTTAAATGAGGAAGGCTATTTATTAAAAACCACTGAAGATAATAAACAGATGTTATTAATTGGAAAAACAGATAGAGGCGCATTATATGCAGCTTTTCATTTCTTAAGAATTTTACAGCAAGAAGAGCCGTTAATTGGCTTAGAAATAAAGGAAGCACCGCAGAATCAGTTGAGGATGATGAATCAATGGGATAACATGAACGGATCCATTGAACGTGGTTATTCTGGAAAATCAATCTTTTTTAATGATAACGATTTCAATGAGGATTTAACAAGGGTAAAGGATTATGCTCGTCTTTTATCATCTGTAGGTGTCAATGCTATTTCTATTAATAATGTTAATGTATGGAAGGTAGAAACGAAATTGCTTACAAAGGAGTTTTTACCTAAAGTAAAAGAGGTAGCAAATATTTTAAGGTCTTATGGAATAACTACCTATTTAAGTATAAACTTTGCTAGTCCAATAGAGTTAGGAAACCTGGCGACTGCTGATCCACTTGATAAAGAGGTAGAAAAGTGGTGGGCGAGAAAGGCAGAAGAAATTTATCGCTATATCCCTGATTTCGGCGGTTTTGTGGTGAAGGCAGATTCAGAGGGCAGACCGGGACCATTCAGTTATGGAAGAGGCCATGTTGAGGGGGCAAATGTTTTAGCACGAGCATTACAGCCTTTTAATGGAAAAGTAGTATGGCGTTGTTTTGTCTATAATTGCTTACAGGATTGGCGTGATAGAAAAACAGATCGTGCCAGAGCTGCGTATGATCATTTTAAGCCGCTTGATGGGCAGTTTCTTGATAATGTCATTTTACAAATTAAAAACGGACCCATGGATTTTCAAGTGCGGGAACCAATCTCTCCACTAATAGGTGCTATGAAGGAAACAAATCAAGTTGTGGAATTTCAAATTGCACAGGAATATACCGGTCAACAGAAGGATGTTTGCTATTTAGTACCACAATGGAAAGAGGTGCTAGATTTTGATACCTATTCGGATGGAGAAGGATCGACCGTTAAATCAATCGTAGCTGGCACACTTTATAACTATAGCCATAGTGGCATTGCTGCTGTCTCCAATATTGGCAATGATATAAATTGGACTGGAAATACTTTAGCACAGGCAAATCTTTATGGCTTTGGCAGATTAACATGGAATCCTGACTTAACGACAGAAACAATCACAAATGAATGGATTCAATTAACATTTGGGGAAAATCCAAAAGTTGCAAGTGTTGTTAAAGAGATTTTACTTTCATCATGGAACACATATGAAAATTATACTGCCCCCCTTGGTGTTGGCTGGATGGTTAATCCAGATCATCATTATGGTCCGAATGTTGACGGATACGAATATTCCAAATGGGGTACCTATCACTTTGCAGATCGTGATGGAATTGGGGTAGATCGTACAATGGAAACGGGAACTGGCTACGCAGGGCAATATTTTGGACCAAATGCACAACGATACAATTCTTTAGAAGATTGTCCAGATGAGCTTCTGCTATTTTTCCACCATGTCCCATACTTACATAAACTTAATTCTGGAGAGACGGTCATTCAGCATATTTATAATACCCATTTTCAAGGGGTAGAAGAAGTGGCGATGTTTATTAAGAAATGGCATGAATTAGAAGGAAAAGTAGAGGATTGGATTTTTAAAAATGTGCAAGAACGTTTACAGCTGCAGTTAGAAAATGCAAAAGAATGGTGTGATCGCATTAATACGTATTTTTATAGAAAATCAGGAATTGCCGACGAAAAAAATAGAATGATCTATTAA